A genomic region of Dreissena polymorpha isolate Duluth1 chromosome 4, UMN_Dpol_1.0, whole genome shotgun sequence contains the following coding sequences:
- the LOC127878048 gene encoding elongation of very long chain fatty acids protein 7-like, with protein sequence MDGFYTKAVHFYDEVFAKKDPRVDDWFMMSSPLPSIVICILYVIIIKLGPWIMKDRQPLGLRNVMLAYNFVMVLLSTFCFVEFGVAGWFTGYSFGCEEVDYSNSPKALRMANVCWWFYMSKFIELLDTIFFVMRKKFNQCSFLHVFHHAIMPASWWFGVRFVPGGFGTFHALLNSFIHLVMYTYYFMAALGPRYQKYLWWKKYMTKMQIIQFILVTVHSVQLLWMKDCRYPRLFAYWILAYAVIFLVMFANFYIQAYKKKPGTSFESHTNGKQKKH encoded by the exons ATGGATGGGTTTTACACAAAGGCAGTTCATTTTTATGATGAAGTTTTTGCCAAGAAAG ATCCAAGGGTGGATGACTGGTTCATGATGTCATCACCGCTTCCAAGCATAGTCATCTGCATTCTGTATGTGATTATCATCAAGCTGGGTCCATGGATCATGAAAGACAGGCAGCCACTTGGTTTAAGGAACGTCATGCTTGCTTACAACTTTGTCATGGTTCTACTCTCCACATTTTGTTTTGTAGAG TTTGGAGTGGCGGGCTGGTTCACGGGGTATTCATTTGGCTGTGAGGAGGTCGACTACTCCAATTCTCCCAAAGCCTTACGG ATGGCCAATGTATGCTGGTGGTTTTACATGTCAAAGTTCATAGAATTACTGGATACT ATCTTCTTTGTGATGAGGAAGAAGTTTAACCAGTGCTCCTTTCTCCATGTCTTCCATCACGCCATCATGCCTGCCTCATGGTGGTTTGGGGTCAGATTTGTACCAG GAGGTTTTGGTACGTTCCACGCCCTGCTGAACTCCTTCATCCACCTGGTCATGTACACTTACTACTTCATGGCCGCCCTGGGACCCAGATACCAGAAATACCTCTGGTGGAAAAAATACATGACCAAGATGCAAATT ATCCAGTTTATCCTGGTTACGGTCCACTCAGTGCAGCTCCTCTGGATGAAGGACTGTCGCTACCCACGCCTGTTCGCGTACTGGATACTCGCCTATGCTGTCATCTTCCTCGTTATGTTTGCCAATTTCTACATCCAGGCATATAAAAAGAAACCCGGTACCAGCTTCGAGTCCCATACCAATGGGAAACAGAAGAAACATTGA